A genomic stretch from Patescibacteria group bacterium includes:
- a CDS encoding response regulator, whose product MDTLQKKVHVLIIDDDEVMRRLYGSLAAKIGYEVIYSPDAIQGRELARRFQPDLILMDMNMPIEDGLTASNRLKKEKETAHIPIVLLTNADLSIEAEKWIKELLIDDYIQKGVSNEEFIERIKKIINKKSTPTNL is encoded by the coding sequence ATGGACACATTACAAAAAAAAGTTCACGTTTTAATCATTGACGACGATGAGGTTATGCGTCGCCTTTATGGCAGTCTAGCCGCAAAGATTGGTTACGAAGTTATTTATTCTCCAGATGCCATTCAGGGAAGAGAACTGGCCAGACGTTTTCAGCCAGATCTTATCTTGATGGATATGAATATGCCCATAGAAGATGGGCTAACAGCATCTAATAGGTTGAAGAAAGAAAAGGAAACAGCTCATATTCCCATTGTTTTGTTAACCAACGCTGATTTGTCGATTGAAGCTGAAAAGTGGATAAAGGAACTTTTAATAGATGATTATATTCAAAAGGGTGTTAGCAACGAGGAGTTTATTGAACGAATTAAGAAAATAATTAATAAAAAATCAACTCCTACCAACCTTTAG
- a CDS encoding DUF192 domain-containing protein: MPLTFKNKFYLSVVFLIIVVFLVLFVKQNFFEKNHYGTVRIGGRNIAVEIADNTTRRNKGLSGRAKLDSNTGMLFIYPDYAIRSFWMKNMFFSLDIIWIKDNRIVGVEKNVSLPIGAYIPVVKSSDPVNAVLEVNAGFCEKNNIKIGDAVSLLTGEK; the protein is encoded by the coding sequence ATGCCACTGACTTTCAAAAATAAATTTTATTTATCGGTAGTTTTTTTGATCATTGTTGTTTTCTTAGTTTTATTTGTCAAACAAAATTTTTTTGAAAAAAATCACTATGGCACAGTGAGAATAGGTGGTAGAAATATCGCGGTAGAGATCGCCGATAATACAACCAGGAGGAATAAAGGTTTGTCTGGTAGAGCAAAGCTAGATTCTAATACTGGAATGTTATTTATTTATCCTGATTATGCAATCCGCTCTTTTTGGATGAAAAACATGTTTTTTTCTTTAGATATAATTTGGATTAAAGATAATAGAATAGTAGGTGTAGAAAAAAATGTTTCGCTACCAATAGGCGCTTATATTCCCGTTGTTAAATCTTCGGATCCGGTTAATGCTGTTTTGGAAGTAAATGCTGGTTTTTGTGAGAAAAATAATATAAAAATAGGGGATGCCGTTAGTTTGTTGACAGGGGAAAAATAA
- a CDS encoding HAMP domain-containing sensor histidine kinase, whose product MNKKTVISTTDNTILKLRVSAKKKEKTRSKLVVTAKQLAVTAKEKETVRNKLVTTAKKLAMTAKEAESVRRKLAIVAKEKETVRNKLVTTAKQLAVIAKKTELINKELRSLDVAKDEFVSIASHQLRTPLTALKGYVGMLLDEDVGPINDKQREYLVEIKNANDRMIGLITALLNVSRVDLGVFIVEPEQLNLKKVAEDVLKDLGMKIEGKKLQIETHFEKNVPLINADPNIIQMIFQNLLTNAVKYTPSGAKISISVKKDGSDFIISVADTGYGIPKAVQSKIFTKMFRADNARVKDPDGTGLGLYIIKSTLEKTGGKIWFESTENKGSTFYVTIPLKGMEKKEGTKRLELK is encoded by the coding sequence ATGAACAAAAAAACTGTTATTTCTACTACAGATAATACGATTCTTAAGCTAAGGGTTTCGGCTAAAAAGAAAGAGAAGACTAGGAGTAAATTGGTTGTTACCGCTAAACAACTAGCCGTAACTGCTAAGGAAAAGGAAACTGTCAGAAACAAACTGGTAACAACGGCAAAGAAATTGGCTATGACCGCCAAAGAAGCAGAAAGTGTCAGACGCAAACTCGCGATAGTGGCTAAGGAAAAGGAAACTGTCAGAAACAAACTGGTAACAACGGCCAAACAACTAGCGGTAATTGCCAAAAAAACTGAATTAATAAATAAAGAACTGCGTTCACTTGACGTAGCAAAAGATGAATTTGTTTCTATTGCTTCGCATCAGCTTCGTACGCCCCTTACTGCTTTAAAGGGATATGTTGGCATGCTTCTCGATGAGGATGTTGGACCGATTAATGACAAACAACGCGAATATCTTGTGGAAATAAAAAATGCCAATGACAGAATGATTGGTCTTATAACCGCACTTCTTAATGTTTCGAGAGTTGATCTGGGCGTCTTTATCGTTGAACCAGAACAGTTAAATCTTAAAAAGGTAGCAGAAGATGTTTTGAAGGATCTTGGCATGAAGATCGAGGGAAAAAAGTTGCAGATAGAGACACATTTTGAGAAAAATGTTCCTTTGATTAATGCTGATCCAAATATCATTCAGATGATTTTTCAAAATTTGCTCACAAACGCTGTTAAATATACTCCGTCAGGAGCAAAAATAAGTATTAGTGTAAAAAAGGATGGATCCGATTTTATCATTTCAGTTGCTGACACTGGTTATGGTATTCCCAAAGCTGTACAATCGAAGATTTTTACAAAAATGTTTCGAGCTGATAATGCGCGAGTAAAGGATCCTGATGGTACCGGTCTTGGGCTATATATAATTAAATCAACGCTTGAAAAAACGGGTGGAAAAATTTGGTTCGAGTCAACAGAAAATAAAGGGTCAACATTTTATGTTACCATTCCGCTTAAGGGTATGGAAAAGAAAGAGGGAACAAAAAGGTTAGAATTAAAATAA
- the glyA gene encoding serine hydroxymethyltransferase yields the protein MKFIAKQDPEIYQALKKELARQREGLELIPSENFASEAVLEALGSVPTNKYSEGYIGKRYYGGCENIDVIEGLAIERAKKLFGAEHVNVQPLSGAPANIIVYSALLQPGDTVLGMDLSHGGHLTHGHPVTWMAKIFNFVRYKTDAEGKIDLANLRQMAIEHKPKIILVGYSAYSREIKYEAIKKIADEIGAITMADIAHIAGLIAGGQMNNPVPIFDVVTTTTHKTLRGPRGAMIMCKEKFAAAIDKAVFPGLQGGPHENNIAGIAVALAEAATPEYKEYARQIKANAKILEEEFNQRGYKLCFGGTDNHMLLIDVTPKGVGGKQAQIALDQAGITINKNMIPDDTRSPFDPSGIRLGTPALTTRGMKENEMHLVAELIDKVICNIDNDEVKAEVKKQVKELTDKFPLYPGMEY from the coding sequence ATGAAATTTATCGCAAAGCAAGACCCGGAAATCTATCAAGCACTTAAAAAAGAGCTGGCTCGTCAACGTGAAGGACTTGAGCTTATCCCTTCGGAAAATTTTGCCTCAGAGGCAGTTTTGGAAGCACTCGGCTCAGTCCCCACCAACAAATACTCAGAAGGCTACATCGGTAAACGTTATTATGGTGGCTGCGAAAATATCGACGTTATCGAAGGACTAGCTATCGAACGTGCCAAAAAATTGTTTGGCGCCGAGCACGTAAATGTTCAGCCGCTCTCTGGCGCACCAGCTAACATCATTGTTTATTCTGCACTACTCCAACCCGGTGACACAGTACTTGGTATGGATTTGTCTCATGGTGGACATTTGACTCACGGACATCCCGTTACTTGGATGGCAAAAATTTTTAACTTCGTTCGCTACAAAACCGACGCCGAAGGAAAGATTGATCTAGCCAATCTTCGACAAATGGCAATCGAACACAAACCAAAAATTATTTTGGTTGGCTACTCAGCCTACTCTCGAGAAATCAAATACGAAGCGATCAAAAAAATCGCCGATGAAATCGGCGCTATCACCATGGCTGACATCGCTCACATCGCCGGACTGATCGCCGGCGGTCAGATGAACAACCCGGTTCCGATTTTTGACGTCGTCACCACCACCACTCACAAAACTTTACGTGGACCGCGCGGCGCGATGATTATGTGTAAAGAAAAATTTGCCGCTGCTATCGACAAAGCGGTTTTCCCCGGACTACAGGGCGGTCCTCACGAAAACAATATCGCGGGTATTGCCGTTGCTCTAGCTGAAGCCGCCACACCTGAATACAAAGAGTATGCAAGACAAATAAAAGCTAACGCTAAAATACTGGAAGAAGAATTTAATCAACGTGGTTACAAATTATGTTTTGGCGGAACAGATAATCACATGCTCCTGATCGACGTCACACCAAAAGGTGTTGGTGGCAAACAAGCGCAAATTGCTCTTGACCAAGCCGGTATCACAATTAATAAAAATATGATACCAGATGACACCCGTTCCCCTTTTGATCCATCCGGTATTCGTCTTGGCACACCAGCTCTTACCACCCGCGGAATGAAAGAAAATGAAATGCATCTCGTCGCCGAGTTGATTGATAAAGTAATTTGTAATATTGATAACGATGAAGTGAAAGCAGAAGTAAAAAAACAAGTGAAGGAGCTGACTGATAAATTTCCACTCTATCCAGGAATGGAATATTAA
- the rplU gene encoding 50S ribosomal protein L21, translating to MKIAVIKTGGKQYTVAAKDKVKIEKINAKQGDNFEFNDVLLVADGDDVKVGKPVVSGAKVIAKIVKQGRAEKVSVVKYKRKTRYRKNVGHRQSFTEIQIEKID from the coding sequence ATGAAAATTGCAGTAATAAAAACCGGCGGCAAACAATATACTGTAGCTGCCAAAGATAAAGTCAAAATTGAGAAAATTAACGCCAAACAAGGCGATAATTTTGAGTTTAACGATGTTTTACTTGTAGCTGACGGTGATGACGTGAAGGTGGGAAAACCAGTGGTTAGCGGGGCAAAGGTCATTGCTAAAATTGTAAAACAAGGTCGAGCTGAAAAGGTTTCCGTTGTGAAATATAAGAGAAAAACTCGTTACCGCAAAAATGTCGGTCATCGTCAGAGTTTCACCGAAATCCAAATCGAAAAAATTGACTAA
- the recR gene encoding recombination mediator RecR, with protein sequence MAKFPPTMQRLIEEFSALPTIGPKTAERFVFYLLKNKDRITGLQEALENLKTKVTTCETCHTFSEKSPCYICSNPKRDQSAVCVVANTTDLAAIENTNNYNGLYHVLGGSVNPLEDQQRLNVETLINRIKNNEIKEIILAFNPDIEGESTIIYLQKLLKPLGAKISRLAKGLPMGSDLIYADEITLSSALEERKEL encoded by the coding sequence ATGGCTAAATTTCCTCCGACAATGCAGAGGCTGATTGAAGAATTTTCCGCACTACCAACCATTGGTCCAAAAACCGCGGAAAGATTTGTTTTTTATTTGCTTAAAAACAAAGATCGCATTACCGGGTTGCAAGAAGCTCTAGAAAATCTAAAAACTAAAGTAACAACATGTGAAACATGTCATACTTTCTCCGAAAAATCTCCCTGCTATATTTGCTCTAACCCCAAAAGAGATCAGTCTGCTGTCTGCGTTGTAGCCAATACCACCGATCTGGCGGCGATTGAAAACACTAATAACTATAACGGTCTCTACCATGTCTTAGGCGGTAGTGTTAATCCGCTGGAAGATCAGCAAAGACTTAATGTTGAAACTTTAATAAACAGAATTAAAAATAATGAAATAAAAGAAATTATTCTGGCTTTTAACCCTGATATCGAAGGCGAATCGACTATTATCTATTTACAAAAGCTGCTCAAACCACTGGGAGCTAAAATCAGTCGTCTGGCTAAAGGATTGCCAATGGGTAGCGATCTGATCTATGCCGATGAAATAACGCTAAGCAGTGCTCTGGAAGAACGTAAAGAATTATAG
- a CDS encoding tRNA uridine(34) 5-carboxymethylaminomethyl modification radical SAM/GNAT enzyme Elp3, which produces MSITTKQLIKHLARQTFSTRVDFDIAKRTFCRRLKIPTPTSVELLAVYRKMVKSKEIKKNANLEKWFKKREIRTLSGVAPIAVLTKPYPCPGKCLYCPNEPQMPKSYLSNEPAVMRAILTKFDPYTQVQTRLRALTKNGHETDKCELIIMGGTWSYLPAKYQNWFIKRCFDGLNGKKAKNLTQAQKWNEKTLHRCVGLTLETRPDYINEKEIKKWREFGATRVELGVQHLDDKILKLNLRGHGIDQVVKATAFLRQAGFKITYHMMPGLPGSTQAKDLRVFKQLFTDSRFQPDQIKIYPCVVVKASPLYKLWKQGKYKPYSDKQLYQLLKDIKKIIPPYVRITRLIRDIPAESIVAGNKISNLRQMLEQDKTVSCRCIRCREIKNQKSKIKSQKLYKINYKAAGADEYFLSFEDKKHDILLAFLRLRLPDKTEKNFISEIDGCAMIREVHTYGQMIPVGKHGKTSQHLGYGKKLVAAAEKIARAKGFAKIAVISGIGVRSYYQKLGYIQTSTYLIKYL; this is translated from the coding sequence ATGTCTATCACCACCAAACAACTTATCAAACACCTTGCCCGGCAAACCTTTTCTACTCGGGTCGATTTTGATATTGCCAAAAGAACCTTTTGCCGCCGCCTCAAAATACCAACACCTACCTCCGTAGAACTACTAGCAGTTTACCGAAAAATGGTAAAAAGTAAAGAAATCAAAAAAAACGCCAATCTAGAAAAATGGTTCAAAAAACGCGAAATCCGTACTTTATCCGGCGTAGCTCCAATTGCCGTCCTAACCAAACCCTACCCTTGTCCGGGAAAGTGTTTATATTGCCCTAATGAGCCCCAAATGCCCAAAAGCTACCTGTCCAACGAACCAGCGGTAATGAGGGCTATTTTGACCAAATTTGACCCCTATACGCAGGTTCAGACTCGCTTACGAGCATTGACTAAAAACGGTCATGAAACTGATAAATGTGAGCTGATCATTATGGGTGGTACTTGGAGTTATTTACCAGCCAAATACCAAAATTGGTTTATCAAACGTTGCTTTGATGGTCTTAATGGCAAAAAGGCAAAAAATCTAACCCAGGCGCAAAAATGGAATGAAAAAACCCTGCATCGCTGTGTTGGGCTTACCCTAGAAACTCGACCGGATTATATAAACGAAAAAGAAATAAAAAAATGGCGCGAATTTGGCGCCACTAGAGTTGAACTTGGAGTTCAACACCTTGATGATAAAATATTAAAGCTAAATTTGCGCGGCCATGGAATCGACCAAGTCGTCAAAGCAACCGCGTTTCTGCGTCAAGCTGGTTTCAAAATTACTTACCATATGATGCCGGGACTGCCAGGGTCAACTCAAGCTAAAGACCTGAGAGTATTTAAACAGCTTTTCACCGACTCACGTTTTCAGCCCGATCAAATCAAAATCTATCCTTGCGTGGTTGTTAAAGCTTCACCGCTATATAAGCTATGGAAACAAGGTAAATACAAGCCTTATTCGGATAAACAGCTTTATCAGTTGCTCAAGGATATCAAAAAAATCATTCCGCCCTATGTTCGTATTACTCGTTTGATCCGTGATATACCTGCCGAAAGCATTGTTGCCGGCAACAAAATCTCCAATCTGCGCCAAATGTTAGAGCAAGACAAAACCGTTTCTTGCCGCTGTATCAGATGCAGGGAGATCAAAAATCAAAAGTCAAAAATCAAAAGTCAAAAATTGTATAAAATTAATTATAAAGCGGCCGGCGCCGATGAATACTTCTTGTCTTTTGAAGATAAAAAACACGACATCCTACTTGCCTTTCTCCGTCTGCGCCTGCCAGATAAAACCGAAAAAAACTTTATTTCAGAAATTGACGGCTGCGCTATGATTCGTGAAGTCCATACTTACGGCCAAATGATACCAGTAGGTAAACATGGTAAAACCTCTCAACACCTTGGCTATGGCAAAAAACTAGTTGCTGCTGCAGAAAAAATCGCCCGCGCCAAAGGCTTTGCCAAAATTGCCGTTATTTCCGGTATCGGAGTCCGTTCGTATTATCAAAAACTTGGTTATATCCAAACCAGTACTTATTTGATAAAATATCTATAA
- a CDS encoding response regulator — MNASQQKILIIEDELSILNGISDKFMHEGFLVTKAFNGQDGLDKALKEHPDFIIVDNLMPNTDGFYFLENLRKDKWGKDALVIMWSNSHDSSTIGRAKKIGILDFMIKSEWEYRDLVKKVREYLDVK, encoded by the coding sequence ATGAACGCTTCACAACAAAAAATTTTAATCATCGAGGACGAGTTGTCTATTTTGAACGGCATTTCTGACAAGTTTATGCACGAAGGGTTCCTAGTAACCAAAGCATTTAATGGTCAAGATGGTTTGGATAAGGCACTTAAAGAACATCCTGATTTTATTATAGTTGATAATTTAATGCCAAATACTGATGGTTTTTATTTTTTAGAGAATCTTCGCAAAGATAAGTGGGGTAAAGACGCTCTGGTTATTATGTGGAGTAACTCCCATGATTCCAGCACGATTGGTCGCGCAAAAAAAATAGGAATTCTAGATTTTATGATTAAGAGTGAATGGGAATATCGAGATTTGGTAAAAAAAGTAAGAGAGTATCTTGATGTCAAATAA
- the murC gene encoding UDP-N-acetylmuramate--L-alanine ligase, giving the protein MDLKDYQNIYFLGIKGAGMTAMAQMLKKIGKNVWGSDIPETFFTDEVLAKDGIKVLSPFAAGNITDDIDLIIYSTAYNEKNEEFKFAKEKGMTMLSYPQSLGLLFKDHYGIAVCGAHGKTTTTAMLGYVLQELGQDPLVIVGSAVDQLGGNARFGQGKYLVVEADEYQNKLQYYSPKAVILTSADFDHPDFFADQNAYNQVFKDFVARIPVDGLLIAFVDDANVAEIIRQAKCRVIEYHKNQKGLPTINLQLSGEHNIWNATAILLLLKELGLDIDKAAEVLSQFKGTKRRFEFLGEKDGILVYDDFAHHPVEIQKLLKAARTKFPGKKIWAVFQAHTYTRTKALLKEFGESFTDADEVIVLDIFGSAREEHGGVTTKQLVDEIDKNSHNASYRGTIDDVTKYLRQNAKTGDVIMTIGAGENWQVGVNFLENI; this is encoded by the coding sequence ATGGACCTAAAAGATTATCAAAATATATACTTTCTCGGTATCAAGGGTGCTGGTATGACCGCCATGGCGCAGATGCTGAAGAAAATTGGCAAAAATGTTTGGGGCAGCGATATACCCGAAACTTTTTTTACTGATGAAGTCTTAGCCAAAGATGGAATAAAGGTTTTGTCGCCATTTGCGGCAGGGAATATCACCGATGATATTGATTTAATTATTTATTCCACAGCCTATAACGAAAAAAATGAAGAGTTTAAATTTGCCAAAGAAAAGGGGATGACAATGCTGAGTTATCCGCAGAGCCTTGGTTTACTCTTTAAAGATCACTACGGTATTGCTGTTTGTGGCGCTCATGGTAAAACAACTACGACAGCTATGCTGGGCTATGTTTTACAGGAATTAGGACAAGATCCACTAGTAATAGTTGGCTCAGCCGTTGATCAACTTGGTGGTAATGCCAGATTTGGCCAGGGTAAATACTTGGTAGTTGAGGCTGACGAATATCAAAATAAATTGCAGTATTATAGTCCTAAAGCTGTAATTTTAACTTCGGCTGACTTTGATCATCCGGATTTTTTTGCCGACCAAAACGCTTACAATCAGGTTTTTAAAGACTTTGTCGCAAGAATACCGGTCGACGGACTGCTTATTGCTTTTGTTGATGATGCAAATGTGGCTGAGATAATCAGGCAAGCTAAGTGTCGAGTTATAGAATATCATAAAAATCAAAAAGGTTTACCGACAATTAATTTGCAATTATCGGGCGAACACAATATTTGGAATGCAACAGCGATTTTACTTTTACTTAAAGAGCTTGGCCTAGACATAGATAAAGCGGCGGAAGTATTGTCGCAGTTCAAAGGCACAAAGAGACGATTTGAGTTTCTCGGTGAAAAAGACGGAATACTAGTTTATGACGATTTTGCCCACCATCCGGTAGAAATTCAGAAATTACTAAAAGCTGCCCGAACAAAATTTCCTGGCAAAAAAATTTGGGCGGTTTTTCAGGCTCATACTTATACCCGTACCAAGGCACTGCTAAAAGAGTTTGGCGAATCTTTTACCGATGCTGATGAAGTAATCGTTTTGGATATATTTGGCTCGGCTCGCGAAGAGCACGGCGGGGTGACGACGAAACAGCTAGTGGATGAAATTGACAAAAATTCTCACAATGCTTCTTACCGTGGTACAATAGATGATGTAACCAAATATTTGCGCCAAAATGCCAAAACCGGCGATGTTATCATGACTATTGGTGCCGGAGAAAATTGGCAAGTAGGTGTGAATTTTTTAGAAAATATATGA
- a CDS encoding YbaB/EbfC family nucleoid-associated protein, with translation MFNKIKHLKDLRNQAKTLENALEQKTITVERGGISLTMDGNQAIREIKINPELTPGQIENIIPPLFKEANDRVRRLMAETMQSMGGLNFPGM, from the coding sequence ATGTTTAACAAGATAAAACACCTCAAGGATCTGCGAAATCAGGCCAAAACATTAGAAAATGCCCTGGAACAAAAAACCATTACCGTCGAACGTGGCGGAATTAGCCTGACTATGGATGGCAACCAAGCAATTCGTGAAATCAAAATAAATCCTGAACTAACCCCTGGACAAATCGAAAACATTATTCCTCCTTTATTCAAAGAAGCCAATGATCGTGTACGTCGACTAATGGCCGAAACTATGCAATCAATGGGTGGACTAAATTTTCCTGGAATGTAA
- the dnaB gene encoding replicative DNA helicase → MNALKNISSMTDILQKIPPQNLEAEQSMLGSLLIDKDAIIKISDIITSDDFYKEAHRIIFEAMLHLYEKREPIDLLSLGNRLEETKQLEKVGGRTYLATLANAVPTASHIVTYARIVSKKAILRKLINAATEIAEIGFSEKEDVEDILDKSERKLFAVSQQSLKQAFTPIKSVLSDAFERIDELHREKGKLRGIASGLKSLDNLLAGFQRSDLIVLAARPSVGKTAMALDFARHIAVNEKIPVGIFSLEMSKEQLVDRLLCMQAGIGLWKMRTGKLSDRDDDFSKLGYAMGVLSEAPIFIDDTAMTNVMEIRTKARRLQMEHGLGLIILDYLQLMEGRGNVESRVLEVAEITRALKGIARELNVPVIALSQLSRAVEQQMGPAIPKLAHLRESGSIEQDADVVMFIYRKAADRKYRVEDLTHEERHLAEIHVAKHRNGPTGIIKTYFEEDQVSFKDLEQNFTEEPQMSE, encoded by the coding sequence ATGAATGCACTAAAAAACATTTCCTCTATGACCGATATTTTGCAAAAAATACCTCCACAAAACCTCGAAGCCGAACAATCAATGCTCGGCTCTCTTTTGATCGACAAAGATGCAATTATCAAAATTTCCGATATTATTACTTCTGATGACTTTTACAAAGAAGCGCACCGGATTATTTTTGAAGCCATGCTTCACCTTTACGAAAAACGCGAACCGATTGATTTGCTTTCACTGGGCAATCGACTGGAAGAAACTAAACAACTAGAAAAAGTCGGGGGTCGCACTTATCTTGCTACACTAGCCAATGCCGTACCAACTGCCAGTCACATTGTTACTTACGCCCGCATCGTTTCCAAAAAAGCCATACTCCGTAAACTAATCAATGCCGCTACCGAAATTGCCGAGATTGGTTTTTCCGAGAAAGAAGACGTGGAAGATATTTTAGACAAATCGGAAAGAAAACTTTTTGCGGTTTCGCAACAATCGCTTAAACAAGCCTTTACTCCTATCAAAAGCGTCCTCTCTGATGCCTTTGAGCGTATTGACGAACTACATCGTGAAAAAGGCAAACTGCGCGGTATTGCTTCCGGTCTTAAATCGCTTGATAATCTTTTAGCCGGCTTCCAACGCTCCGATCTAATCGTTCTTGCCGCTCGTCCGTCTGTCGGTAAAACCGCCATGGCTCTGGATTTTGCCCGCCACATTGCGGTTAATGAAAAAATTCCGGTCGGTATTTTTTCTTTGGAAATGAGCAAAGAACAATTGGTCGATCGCTTGCTTTGTATGCAAGCCGGCATTGGCTTATGGAAAATGCGCACCGGTAAACTATCGGATCGCGATGATGATTTCTCCAAACTTGGCTACGCCATGGGAGTGCTGTCTGAAGCGCCGATTTTTATCGACGATACTGCTATGACAAACGTCATGGAAATTCGTACCAAAGCACGCCGATTGCAAATGGAACACGGTTTAGGTCTAATCATTCTTGACTATCTGCAACTCATGGAAGGTCGCGGCAATGTAGAAAGTCGCGTTTTGGAAGTAGCTGAAATCACCCGCGCTCTTAAAGGCATTGCCCGTGAACTCAACGTTCCAGTGATTGCGCTGTCACAGCTTTCCCGAGCCGTCGAACAACAAATGGGACCGGCGATACCAAAACTGGCTCATTTACGCGAATCAGGATCTATCGAGCAAGATGCCGACGTGGTAATGTTTATTTATCGTAAAGCCGCCGACCGTAAATATCGCGTCGAAGATCTAACTCACGAAGAACGACATTTAGCGGAAATTCATGTTGCCAAACACCGCAACGGTCCGACTGGTATTATCAAAACGTACTTCGAAGAAGATCAGGTCAGTTTCAAGGACCTAGAGCAAAATTTTACCGAAGAACCACAAATGTCCGAATAA
- a CDS encoding methyltransferase domain-containing protein, with product MKKSLAQDVLADNRNTYNLIAEKFSNTRNRQWPTIERLAEKYVTAKNKILDVGCGNGRLYDLLQGKDVDYLGIDSSDNLIKLAGATGGRFIVKDILDLDFGQEFDVVFAIAVINHLPNKDLRLKTLGNIFAALKKDGYLIMTNWNLWRLSIRQKTVWKYLLRGKAKKQKGSFRDVVTYFHDQDSEYPLYYYAFTLYELKKLVRRAGFKVVEAYYEKNGKKSWWGAGNNLVLVCQK from the coding sequence ATGAAAAAATCTTTAGCACAAGACGTTTTGGCAGATAATCGCAATACTTACAATCTTATTGCGGAAAAGTTTTCTAATACTCGAAATAGACAATGGCCGACTATCGAGCGGCTGGCAGAAAAATATGTTACGGCAAAAAACAAGATTTTGGATGTCGGTTGTGGTAATGGTCGCCTTTATGATTTGTTGCAAGGAAAAGATGTCGATTACCTTGGGATTGATTCTAGTGACAACCTGATAAAGCTAGCTGGCGCTACCGGTGGTCGGTTTATAGTTAAGGATATATTAGATTTAGATTTCGGGCAAGAATTTGACGTTGTTTTTGCTATTGCGGTTATCAACCATTTGCCGAATAAAGACTTGAGATTGAAGACACTCGGCAATATTTTTGCAGCTCTCAAAAAAGATGGCTACCTGATAATGACCAACTGGAACCTGTGGCGGTTATCGATAAGACAAAAAACAGTTTGGAAATATTTATTGCGCGGTAAAGCGAAAAAGCAAAAAGGATCTTTTCGCGACGTGGTTACTTATTTTCATGATCAAGATAGTGAGTATCCATTATACTATTACGCTTTTACTCTGTATGAGCTAAAAAAATTGGTTCGTCGCGCTGGATTTAAGGTGGTTGAGGCTTATTACGAAAAAAATGGTAAAAAGTCTTGGTGGGGCGCGGGCAATAATCTAGTTTTGGTTTGTCAAAAATAA